AAACGACCCTGTAATACCTGACTCGGGATCTGGTACCCGAATGTCACTTCGCGAAGCTTCACAAAGCTCCGGCTAATCATGTTGGCTTCGTTGGTGTTGTAGTAACGGCTGATCCAATCCTGAAGGTAGGTTTTATTGGCGTCCGACATGGGTGAGAAACTCAGCGATTCAAAGTTGGTGATGTTTCCATCCACATCGTACTGGATGTTTCCGTTAGTCAGTACCACCCCAGGACCTACCCAGGAAGCTACCCCTTTGTAATCCTGGTAGCGGGCTTCACCCATCTTTCCCTGTACCGTTTCGATATGACGACCGCCCCGGAAGGTTTGTTTCTGGATGTAATCCTCGATTACGCCCCCTACGCGACCATCGACCTGTACGTTCAGGAAGAAATTGCGGTAGTTGAATTTGTTGATGAACCCGAAAGCAAAGTCGGCATTAGTATAACCGAGGAATTGATTCACGGGATTAACCACGGGTCGTCCGCTTGCGTCATTAATGATTTGTCCTTCGCGGGTACGGGCAAAGGCCGATCCGTAATAGGCATCCAGACGGTCGCCCACTTTATAAAACTGGTTGAGTCGCGTTTGTGAACCGTAAATTTCTTTCAGGTACTCCTGAAACGTACTCCAGTTCAGCGTTACATCCCAGTTCAGACCACGGGCACTTTTCAGGGCCGTACCCGTCAGGGCGATTTCTAGACCGCGTTTCTGCGATTTAATTCCGTTGGTGGTCAGGGAAGAATACCCCGTAGCTTCGGGCAGGGTCAGGCCAAAAATACGCGGACCGTCGAGGTAGCTGAAGTACGCGACGTCCAGACCGATCCGGTTTTTGAGGAAGCGTACATCCAGACCCGCTTCAAAACTCGTCCGTGAAGAAGGTTTCAGGTTAGGATCCACCAGAGCGTTGGCATAACTGGCTGCGGCTTCGTTGTTGTACGGACGACTGATCGTATAAGCAACCGTCGTTCCGTACGAAGGTCCCTCGTAGGGTGAAGCAAAGGTCTGACCATAACCCAGGGGGTTGCTACCATCCAGGGGAGAGAACGCCGTATACACGTTCTGCTGCGTAAAGGCCTCTTTTACGTTGGCGTACGAAGCCCGCAATTTCACAAAAGAAATGGCCGCAGGAGTCCGAACATAATCCGATACTACCGTGCTCACCCCGGCTGACGGGTAGAAATATACGTTCTTGTCCGAGGGCAAGGTAGAGTTTTTATCCCAACGACCCGTCGTCGAAAGCGTTGCATAACGACCCAGGTTCACGTCGACGCTGTACAGGGCACTCAGTACCTGCATCCGGGAGTTGAAGCTGTTCGCCCGCGTGGGGTTCAGGGAGTTGTCGAAGGTATAAACGCCCGGCACACTCAGGTAATCCGTTGAAGCGTAGTTGCTGTTATACCGGAAAAAACGTCCCGAAAAACCACCCACAGCCCGCAGGCTGATGCCATGAGCAAAGGTTTTGTTATAGTTCAGCAATACGTCGGTATTGTTTTCCAATAAGGAACGGCGGTCTTCGCGGTAATCTCCCTTCGCTTGCTCCCGTCCGTACGTGGTGGCCGAATACGGCATTTTTTCATTCCGGAACAATTCGTAACCTGTCACCTGCGTACGAGCCTGTAGTTCCAGGTTTTTCAGCAGATCGAATTTCATCAGGGCGTAGCCATTGTACGTATTGTTGTAGTGCCCCCGCAACCATTCTTTTGCCACAAACCAGGGGTTGTTGTAGCGTTGGTATTCGGCGTAAATCTGCTGGATACCTTCCTTGCCGGGCTGCCAGAGTTGCTTCATGTCATCGACATTCCAGTCAGCTCCCGCCCAAATCACGGTGTTATAAATCAGGGAGTTCGGACCGTAATTTACATCCGGGTAATTGGCCGAAGCCTGACGACTGAAGTTAAAATTCGACTCAAAACGAACGCGGTCGGAAATGTTCTGACCCAGCGTTGCACTGAAGGTAGTACTATTCAGACTGGTATTCGGCACCATACCTTTCTGGTACTGATTGGTGATCCCGAAACGTAAATCCGTTTTACCGGAAGTTGCCGAAATGGCTACACTGTTGGTAGACAGGACGCCCGGACGCAGAAAACGCTTCAGGTTGTCTTTACCGCGAGCCACCCAGGGCGTAGGGATTCGCTTGCCGGTTTGCGGATCGATGGGGCTGTCGTACTGGGCAATCAGCTGACCTTCGAATTTAGGTCCCCAGACGTCGTAATCGCCGTCGTTGAGTCCACCACCGCGACCATCGACGAAGGAATAGGTTCCTTTGTTTCCCGGACCGTACTCATCCTGTACTTTAGGAATGGCCAGAAAACCGTTTTCCGTCATCGTACTCGAATTGACTTCTACGGAAAACCCACGTTTGTCTTTCGAGCCTTTTTTGGTAGTAATGATGATGACGCCGTTCGTCGCCCGTGATCCGTACAGGGCTGAACCCGAGGGGCCTTTAATCACGTCATAGGACTCAATATCATCGGGATTGATGTTGTAGGTATCGGATACAATGGGTACCCCGTCTACCACGAACAAAGGGCGGCCACCCCGCAACAGTACCTGCGGAGCCCGCAGTAATTCCGCACTAGCACCGATGTTCAGACCGGCCACTTTCCCCACCAGAGCGTTTACGGGGTTCGGTTCGCGGGCCTTCACCAGATCCTGGGCTTTAATCGTTTGCGTAGCGTAGGAAAGGTCCCGTTTCGCCTTAGTAATACCTAGCGAGGTAACCACTACTTCTTCCAGCAATCGCTGATCAGTAGCCAGTAATACGTCGATTTGAGTCCGGCTACTAATGGCTTCTTCCTGCGTCGTATAACCGACAAAGGTGAAAATCAAGGTTTCGCTGCTCGCTGGGACTGCCAGACGATAGGTACCGTCGGCGTTGGTGGTTGTCCCCTGATTTGAATTTTTAACCCGTACGGCCACACCAGCCAGGGGCTGCTGGTCATCCTGGCCGCGTACGGTTCCGCTAAGCGTTCGGTCCTGAGCCTGGGAAGTCAGGGAAAAAAGTACCATCCATAAAGCGGTCAGCAACGAAAGATAACCCAATGATCGCTGCGGCTTCGGTAAAAGCTGTTTCATGAGGAGTTTGTTTGGAACAAATGTTCGGTAATCTCCCCGCAAAGGTCAGTGGCAGCTTTTAGCTAATGTTGAAGGCAGTATGAACGAATTATTAATATAAGTATTCAATTGTTAAGAATATGTAAACGAAGGCTTTAAGCCAATAAATCTGCTGCTCTTTACGACTACTAACGTCCCAATTCTTCCTCAATAAGTTGTAATAACTGCGGCAGCTTTTCGTGATCATTATTGCAGAGTACAATCACGGTCTTGTCGGCCTCGATGTACCGAATAATTTCATTCTTGTAACCGGGATTGTCTCCGCTATGGCGAACCACTTTACCCAAGTGTGGATGCTGTTGAATCTTCCAGCCAAATCCGTAATTAGAGAGTGAATCGTTGCTCAGACGAACGGGCGAAAAGGCTTCCTGCAAGGTGGCGGGACTGACCAGTTCCGTGGTATACAAAGCCCGATCCCAGCGGAGCAAATCGTTGGTCGTCGCACTCATTCGGCCCGGCCCTTTGCGATTGCCCAGCCAGATGGCGTAGTTGAACTGAGGAAACGAATCCGCCCGAACGTATTGCTTCTTTTCCGGAACGTACAAATGACCCCAGGCCATCCGCTCCATAGCCTTTTTTTCGGGCAATGATCGAATGTCAGTATCCTTCATTCCCAGCGGTCGGTAGATACGGGAGCGGGAAAATGCGATGAAATCCTCTCCGGAAACCTTCTCCACAATACTTGCCAGGAGCATATAGCCAGTGTTGCTGTATTCGTAGCGACTACCGGGCTCAAACTGGCGTTCGGGATGGTATTGAATCAAATACGCGATATTATCCGCATTGCCTGCTACCTTACTCTTGTCCCAGTGCTGGTCCATCACTTCCTGGTAATCGGGCAACCCCGAGGTATGATTCAGCAAATGCCGGATGGTTACGCCGGGGTACGGCAAACCCGGCAAATAGTTTTCGATGGGGTCGTCATACTGTAGTTTGCCTGCTTCTTTCAGCAAAAGAATCGTCATGGCGGTGAACTGCTTGGAAAGCGAGGCGAGTTCAAAGACCGACGCTGTCGTCATGGGTTGACGGGTGTCAAAATTCTGGTACCCGAAAGCCCGATGGTACACAGGTTTCCCTTTTTCGGCGATCAGCACTACACCACTAAAATCCGGAGCCGTTTGGAAAAAGGCGTCCAGCGGTTGATCGACGCCGGCCGTTTGCATTCGTTTCTGACAAGAACTAAACAGGAAACTAAGCGACAAAAAGGTAAGCAGGATTTTCATAGGGAAGAGCGGATTCAGTTTTCCAAAGTACGCATTTTCTGGATTTCTTCCGCTAATGTGGCAACCTACTGTACTAGATTTAGTATGCGTCCACACTTCGTATTGGCTCTTTTCCCGGCGGTAAACGTACGTAATTCTGTGCTAGTTCTTCCGGGAAATGTGTTAGTCGCCCCCCGTAGCAGCCCGGTACCTTTGTCCTATCCAAACAACGCAAAAACAAGTAAGATCATGGCAAAGACTATTTTTATTACCGGAGCCTCACGTGGATTTGGCAAACTGTGGGCCGAAGCATTTTTAAAACGGGGCGACAAAGTAGCCGCCACTTCCCGTAACATCAGCGGTCTGCAGGACCTGGCCGATCAGTATGGCAGTAACTTTCTTCCTATTGCCCTCGACATTACCAATCGTGAGCAAAGCTTTGCAGCGGTCAATCAGGCCAAAGACCATTTCGGCAGCCTCGATGTAGTCATCAATAATGCGGGTTACGGGCTATTGGGTGCCGTGGAAGAGGTGAATGAAGCCGAAACCAAGGCCGTGTTTGAAGCCAACGTCTTTGGTACACTCTGGGTAACGCAAGCCGCTTTGCCCATTTTCCGGGCCCAAAATAGCGGTCATATCATTCAGCTTTCCAGCGTACTGGGCGTGTGGTCGTTGCCTACGCTGGGTATTTATAATGCGACCAAATTTGCGGTCGAAGGATTCAGCGAGGCATTGGCTAGTGAAGTACAGCCCTTTGGAATTCACGTGACGCTAGTTGAACCCAATGGGTATACGACCGATTTTGGCGGAGCTTCCGCCGTGCAAAGTCAGGGAATTCCAGCTTATCAGGCTTTGAAGGCTGGTTTGGGCCAGTTAGAAGGCCTTACTGCCGATGATTACGGCAAACCCGAAGCAACGGTGGCGGCGATTACGAAACTGGTAGACAGCGAAAATCCTCCCCTGCGACTATTCCTGGGAAAAATTGGTTACGCTAAAACGCAACGCATATATGCCGAGAAACTGGAAACTTGGAAATCCTGGAATGAAGTAGCCGTTGAAGCCCATGGCTAATCAACCCGTATAGCCTCAACGCGGGGCTATACCTTTTTCACGGCTGGTATTTATTGATTTGCTCAGGTAATCGTCAGCATTTCGGAGACTTGGCAATGTATAGTTCAGAAAAACAACTATACATTGCCAGCGAATTCTGGTTGTTTGCCTTCGGTATAGGATTTACCTCAAATTTCACACTAGCTAACTGACCATTAAAGGCATATCTTGATGCTATGAAACATTTTAAGACCCTGAGTGACTTGCACCGGGCGAATGGCTGGCCTCCGCCAGAACATCCGCTACTGAGTCTGGCGAATTGCAACCGGGATTGTCCGCTGGGCGACCGGGAGTTTACCAGCGATGCGTACCTGATTGGCTTCAAAAAGTTAAAAGCGGGAGTGATTCGGTACGGACGCACGCAGTACGATCACAGCAATGGGTCGATGATGTTCGTCAAGCCCCGGCAGATTATTGAAATGCGGGATCTGGAGCTTGAAGAAAAAGGCTTTATGATCTTTATTCACGAAGATTTTCTGAATGGACATGAGTTGCATCATACGATCCAGAAGTACGGTTTCTTTGATTACGAGGTCAACGAAGCCCTGCACCTTTCACCCAAGGAAGAAGAACTCATCTGGAGCCTGCACGAAAAGATCGGTACCGAATACACCAATAATCCGGACGAGTACAGCCGGGAAATTATGCTGAGCCACCTGGCTTCCATTCTGATGTACGCTCAGCGGTTTTATAAACGGCAGTTCATCAACCGGACGGAGCTTTCGGGAATAATGATCTCTAAATTCAACCGGGTCTTGACCCAATATCTGGAAGCGGGGACTTTGCAGGAAAAGGGGCTTCCCTCGGTCAACGCCCTGGCAGATACCCTAAACGTTTCTCCGCGTTACCTGAGTGATTTGCTCAAGCAGGAAACGGGCAAAACCGCCATGGACTTGATCCACCTCTTTCTGATTTCTGAAGCGAAAAACCGCTTGCTGGCCGAGGATCAGAACATTGCTTCCGTGGCCTATCAGTTAGGTTTCGAAAACGTTTCGTACTTCACCCGGCTTTTTAAGAAACAGGTGGGTTTGAAGCCTTTTGAGTTTAAGAAAATGAACTTGAATTAAGGGCAGTGGGCAAGCTGTAAGGGATGTCCCCCATGAGCGTACGGTCACTGTCTTATTTACCAAATTACTTTTCTACTTGACCTCTAACAAACGCAGATCCTATGTCCTTCCAAGCGTATCTTGACAATATCAAAGCCAAAACGGGTAAGTCTCCGGAAGATTTTAAGAAGCTTGCCAAAGCGAAAAACTTCATCCTAAACGGTACCCTTAATCCCGCTGTCAAAGCCACCGCTATCACGAATTGGCTGAAGGAAGAATTTGAGCTGGGACACGGCCACGCCATGGCGATTTATGCGACGTTTAAGGGGAAGACCGAGTGATCGCTTTATGAAGATTCCTACTGGGTAAGCGTACGGGTCAGATGACGGATTCTGTACCTGCGATGTCCGTACAAAAGCGGGTTCGCAAAGCGTTTTGTTCTGTATCGCTATACTGGTTTTAGACCTTCGTATCTTCTTGTCGTGTAGATGAAAGATCCAAGCGTCCGTTGAAAGGGTCGATTTTAATTCAGGCCAAGTCTATTAATCAGGCCTGGATGTGCTGAAAATGCCGTATTTTACACGATCATTTTCCCATGTAAAGCATCCTTAACCAGACCCCTTTCCCATGAACGCTTGGAGTACATTTGTGCTTTCAACTGTATTGACGGGTACGGTGTGGGCTCAGCAAACCCCTTCCCTATCGGCCCAGGATTACGCCCGGGCCGAGCGTATGCTGGCCTCCACCACACAGCAGTACATTGATCATACCGCCAGTCGACCCGTATGGTTGGTAAAAGACCGCTTCGTTTACCGCACCCTTACGCCCCAAGGCAGTGAATTCATTCTGGTCGATCCAGCCAAGGCGACGCGTTTACCAGCGTTCAATCATCAGAAAGTCGCGGAGGCGTTGTCTTCCGCCACGGGCAAAACGTATACGGCCCAACGATTGCCGTTTCAGGAAGTAACGTTCACGCCCGACGAAAAAGCGATTCTGTTTGCGTCCGGTGGTAAATCCTGGCAATACGATCTAACCAGCGGTCAGCTTACCCCCGCGAAAGAGAAGGCGAAAGCCCGCCGTAATGAGTCCCTTTCCCCCGATGGCAAAAAAGCGGCATTCATTAAAGATTACAACCTCTGGGTACGGGATCTGGCGACGAATCAGCTTACCCAGCTGACGACCGATGGCGTCAAAGATTTTGGTTACGCCACCGATAACGCGGGCTGGAAACACAGCGACCGGGCCATCCTGCTCTGGTCCCCCGATTCCAAAAAAATCGCCACCTTTCAGCAAGACGAACGCAAGGTGGGTGAAATGTACTTAGCCACCACCAACGTAGGTCATCCCACGCTGGAACAGTGGAAATATCCACTCCCCGGTGATAGTACCGTAGCAATGCTACACCGCGTCGTCATCGAGGTTGAAAATCCGAAAGTCATTCGCTTACAGGTAGCCCCGGATCCGCACCGCTCTACGCTAGGCGACGACATTTCATCCATGGGTAAACTCAGTGATGTGGCCTGGAATGACGATGCTACGCAACTGCTTTTCGTGTCCACCTCCCGCGATCACAAGCAGGAAAAAATTCGCCTGGCCGATGCAACGACGGGACAGGTTCGGGAAATTTTCCAGGAAACGTCTGCTACGCAGTTTGAGTCCGGCCACGAAGGCATCAGCTGGCGGTACTTACCCAAAACTAACGAAATCATCTGGTACTCCGAGCGGGACGACTGGGGCCATCTGTACCTCTACGATGCCACCAGCGGACAGCTCAAACAGCAGATTACCAAAGGCGAATGGCTGGTGACCGATGTACTGAGTGTGGATGAGAAAAACCGGGTCATCTATTTCATGGCCAATGGCAAAGAACCCGGCAATCCGTACTATTCGCACCTCTATAAAATCGGTCTGGATGGCAAGAAGCTGACGTTACTCACGCCCGAACGGGGTAAACACCTGACGACCCTCTCGCCTTCGGGAGCTTATTTGGTCGATACGTATTCAGAACCAGATGTACCTCCAATTATGGTACTTCGTTCAAATACGGGTAAGCTCGTAGCAACGCTGGAAAAAACGGACCTAAGCCGCCTGCAGGCAACGGGCTGGAAACCGCCCATTCCTTTCTCCGTCAAAGCACACGACGGCAAAACGGATGTGTACGGACTTCTGTACACCCCAACCAAGCTCGATTCCACGAAAAAATATCCGGTTATTGATTACATCTATCCCGGCCCTCAGGGCGGTAGTGTACGGAACTTCTCGTTTACGGCTTCGCGACGGGATAATCAAGCTCTGGCCGAGTTAGGTTTTATTGTGGTAGAACTCGAAGGTACCAGCAATCCGCTACGGTCCAAGCGTTTCCACGATATGAGCTACGGTAACATGGCCGATAACACGTTGCCCGATCAGATTGCAGCCATCAAACAGCTTGCGGCGGTGCGTACCTACATGGATACCAGCCGCGTAGGCATTTGGGGGCATTCGGGCGGTGGCTTTGCTACGGCTTGTGCGATGTTTGTATACCCCGACTTCTTTAAGGTGGGTATTTCCGAATCGGGGAATCACGACAATCGGAACTACGAAGACGACTGGGGCGAGCGGTACATTGGTTTGGAGACCAAGAACGCCAAAGGCGTTTCGAACTACGAAGCTCAGGCGAATCAGGTTCACGCCAAAAACCTCAAAGGTAAACTGATGCTGGCCCACGGCATGATGGACGACAACGTTCCACCCTACAATACTCTGCTGGTGGTGGAAGCCCTGGAAAAAGCCAACAAAGATTATGATCTGGTGATTTTTCCCAACAGCCGTCACGGCTTTGGGGCCTATACGAATTACATGATGCGGCGGCGTTGGGACTATTTCGTGCAGCATTTGCTGGGCCTGAATCCTCCCAAAGAGTACCTTATCAAAAATGGTACGGACCCCAGAAATGTAGATTAAGCGTTCGAAATTAAACAAAATACCCGCTGGATAGTCTGGCGGGTATTTTGTTTATACGTACCCCAAAGTCAGGCTAGCTTTTTGTCTAACTTATTATTTTTCAGAAGAATACCAGGGTACGTTTCTTCTTTGGACCTCTTACTATTAATGAAAATTTAAAGGCTTTAATTAAAGAAAAATATAATTATACAGACAATCGATAGGATAATTTAGCGTACTTTATAGCTTTAATCGACCGCACCTATGGAACCTATCTCCGACGATACACTCTGGCATTTGCTCCGACAGGGCGATCGTTCGGCCTTTGCTCAACTTTACGAGCGATACTATTCCATCTTGTACAGCTACGGTTATAAACTCTTCCCTCAAGTAACCTTGGTAGAAGATGCCGTTCAGGATTTGTTCATTGATCTTTGGCGAATGCGGGAGAATCTTTCAGCGGCCGATTCGGTGAAATTTTATCTGTTCAGATCGCTTCGTCGCAGTATTCATCGTTTGTCCGAAAAGGAAAAAAATCAGCTGCCTTTTACTTTTGATGCGGTAGAACCAGCAATGGAAGCCTCTTGGATCGATCACGAACAGGAAGCCCTGCTGATCCGGAGGCTGACCGCTTTGCTTCAAAATTTGCCCACCCGGCAACGGGAAGTCATTACGCTTCGGTACTACGAAAACTTCAAAACCGAAGAAATTGCTCTGATCATGGGTATTACGGAAAAAGCAGTCCGCAATACGCTTTACAAAGCCCTTACCCAACTCCGGGGCCATCTGCCCGTCATGACGGCACTGATGAGCCTAATGGCTGGTTTATTACTAGTTTTCTGGGCTTACTAAAAAAATTTCTGTTTTCGAGGGGACACTTGGCTAGCGGGCTGCTCTTGGTTATTGAACGAAGGAAAACCGATCCTGCGTTGTTCGATCCGGCCTATGCCTAGCTACGCTACCTTTACTGCTGAAGCATTTATTGAAGACGACTTTTTTCGCCAAAGTATTCAGTCGCCCACGGCTGAAACGGATGCGTTTTGGCAGGAATTTCTCCGGAATCATCCCGAACAAAAGCAGGCCATCCATTCGGCCCGTGCTTTTTTGACAGCACTCGACCAAACGCAGACGCGACCTAGTGCCGAACAGGGTGAGCGGATGTGGCAAGTCATCCAGCAGCAAACGCAACCAGAAGCGTATCCGGTGCAAATTTCTGTATCGCACCGCCGTAATTACGTGTGGTGGGCCGCTGCCGTAATTTTAGTATGTGTAAGCTTGGGCGGACTTTGGTACAGTCGTACGCAGACTCCAACTTCGGAGCAACTCAGCAATAACAGAAGTACCGAACGTTCGGCCTGGATTCATCGAATCAATACGACTCAACAGTTGATGACAGTACAACTCAACGATGGCAGTACGGTCATGCTTTCGCCCCAAAGCCAGATTCGGTATCCGCGTCGCTTTGCTTCGGAGAAGCGGGAAGTGTATTTAACGGGTGAGGGCTTCTTTAAAGTCGCTAAAAATCCGAATCAGCCGTTTTATGTATTTGCTAAAAATTTGATTACCAAAGTCGTCGGCACCAGTTTTCGGATTACAGCCCCGCCGCAAAATCAGAACGTGCAGGTAACGGTTCGTAGTGGAAAAGTAGCCGTGTACGCACTTCACAGTTCAGACCATCCGCTTTTCTTAACGGCCAATCAGCAGGTGTACTTTGATACGAGTAGTCAGCAACTGACCAAGAGCGTCGTTCGGGCACCGATGTTACTCAAATCGCCGGAGGGGACGCAATCCTTCGTATTTGAAGAAACGCCCATAGCTCAGGTCTTCCATACACTGGAGACTTCTTACGGAGTAACCATTACCTATAATACCGATCTGTTGAATCATTGCCGACTAACGGCTCCGCTGGGCAACGAACCCTTTTTTAAGAAACTGGATCTGATCTGTCAGACGCTCGGGGCTACCTACGAAGTCTGGGGGAATCAGATCATTATTACGGCCAAAGGCTGTTGAATGAACTCTCTTTATTACTCCTTGTTGAACGCTCTAAACAAAACCTAATGATGCTATTTCACTCCTGGCTTACAACCACTTAATCGGAATCCGTTCTTATTAAACTCCGACTCTGCTAAGTCCGCACTCGTTCGATTCTTGGCCCTTCCTTACCGGCAGGTGCCTGTGATCAGTATGCCTTTCTCGATAACCATTAAACCTCTATTCCGCATGAATAATCGTTGGACTCTCTTTTTGTATCAGTGCCTCAAGCGTACCGGGCTGCCTTTACTGCTGCTGGTGACTTTCGCCGGTATTTCGCTGGCTCGCAGCGGTTTGGCTCAGGAAGTACTGCATCAGCCCGTATCTTTAAACGTCGAAAACCAGGACCTGAAGGCAGTTTTGAATGAACTATCCCGGGCGGCTCGAATCAAGTTTACCTACGTACCTCAGGTGATTGCGGTTGAAAACAAAGTAACGCTGAAAGCCAAGCACGAACGCCTCGACGTGGTACTCGATCGCCTGCTTACGCCGCTGCACATTAGCTACCAGGTTTCTGGTCAGTATATTGTGCTACGGAAGCAGACGCCCCAGTCCTCTACATCCAATCCAAACCAGCCTTTTGAAACTACGGCCGACCGGACGATCACGGGAACCGTAACCGATGAAAAGGGGGAAGCCATTCCGGGCGTGAGTGTACTGCTGAAAGGTACCCAGCGGGGAACCGTAACCGATCCGCAGGGCAGCTTCCGACTGGCTGTACCAGATGAATCGGCGGTACTGCTGTTTAGCTTCGTGGGTTATAAATCGCAGGAAATTCCCGTGGGTTCTCAAACCCAACTAAGCGTACAGTTGCTCAATGACGAAACCTCCCTTTCGGAAGTAGTCGTGGTTGGGTACGGAACCGTTCGGCGGGCGGATGTGACGGCAGCCATTGCTTCTGTACCCATGAATGAGCTGAAAGACATGCCCGTTTCCAACGCAGCGACGGCCTTACAGGGCAAAATTGCGGGCGTGATCGTCCAGCAGAACAACGGAACACCTGGCAGTACGCCCGCCATCAAAGTTCGCGGCTTCGGCTCCATTTCGGCGGGTAATACGCCCCTGATCGTAGTCGATGGCAACATTGTAGATCCTAACGTGTTTAGTCTGCTCAATAGCAATGACATCGAAAGCATCGACGTACTTAAAGACGCGTCTTCGGCTGCTATCTACGGTTCAAAAGGGTCCAACGGGGTTATTCTGGTGACCACTAAAGGGGGAAAAGTTGGTAAAACCCGATTGAATCTGGACGTCTTCACGGGGGTTCAGGAAGTAACGAAAAAGCTGGACGTGTTAACCTCCCAGCAATTTGCCGAATTTGGCAAGGAAGCCTCCAACAATGCCTACCTCGACAATGTGCCCGGAGCCTCAATCAATGACCCCAATCCAGCCCGACCTTCTTCGTACTTACGCTACCGTTATCCC
The genomic region above belongs to Siphonobacter curvatus and contains:
- a CDS encoding FecR family protein; protein product: MPSYATFTAEAFIEDDFFRQSIQSPTAETDAFWQEFLRNHPEQKQAIHSARAFLTALDQTQTRPSAEQGERMWQVIQQQTQPEAYPVQISVSHRRNYVWWAAAVILVCVSLGGLWYSRTQTPTSEQLSNNRSTERSAWIHRINTTQQLMTVQLNDGSTVMLSPQSQIRYPRRFASEKREVYLTGEGFFKVAKNPNQPFYVFAKNLITKVVGTSFRITAPPQNQNVQVTVRSGKVAVYALHSSDHPLFLTANQQVYFDTSSQQLTKSVVRAPMLLKSPEGTQSFVFEETPIAQVFHTLETSYGVTITYNTDLLNHCRLTAPLGNEPFFKKLDLICQTLGATYEVWGNQIIITAKGC
- a CDS encoding RNA polymerase sigma factor — encoded protein: MEPISDDTLWHLLRQGDRSAFAQLYERYYSILYSYGYKLFPQVTLVEDAVQDLFIDLWRMRENLSAADSVKFYLFRSLRRSIHRLSEKEKNQLPFTFDAVEPAMEASWIDHEQEALLIRRLTALLQNLPTRQREVITLRYYENFKTEEIALIMGITEKAVRNTLYKALTQLRGHLPVMTALMSLMAGLLLVFWAY